AGCCTGCGGCCATTGCGCTGGATGGGTACGGGCCTGCTATGCGCCACCCTCACCGGCGCCGGGGCGATGCTGTTCGGCTATCCGTTCCTGACCACCCACACCGCCCACCTGCACGTACCGCTGCTGGGTGACGTGCACGTGGCCAGCGCGCTGTTCTTCGACATCGGCGTGTACACCGTGGTGGTCGGTTCGACGCTGCTCATCCTCACCGCCCTGGCCCACCAGTCGGTGCGCGCCTACCGCCCCGCCAAGTCCAGCCAAGCAGGAGCCGCCTGATGGAAGAAGTCATTGCAGTCGCCATCGGTGTCCTGGCCGCCTCCGGGGTCTGGTTGATCCTGCGCCCACGGACGTACCAGGTGATCATGGGCCTGTGCCTGCTCTCGTATGGGGTCAACCTGTTCATCTTCAGCATGGGCAGCCTGTTCATCGGCAAGGAACCGATCATCAAGGATGGGGTGCCCCACGATCTGTTGCACTACACCGACCCGCTGCCCCAGGCTCTGGTGCTGACCGCCATCGTCATCAGCTTTGCCATGACCGCGTTGTTCCTGGTGGTATTGCTGGCTTCGCGCGGCCTCACCGGCACCGACCATGTCGACGGCCGGGAGCGTGAGGAATGAGCACCATGAATCAACTGGTCATCGCACCGATCCTGCTACCACTGGTGACCGCCGCGCTGATGTTGCTGATCGGTGAAAAACACCGCTGGCTGAAGGCGCGCCTGAACCTGCTTTCCACGTTCGCCGGCCTGGGCATCGCCGTTTCGCTGCTGATGTGGGTACGCACCCAGGGGCAGGCCGAGTCCATCGGTGTCTACCTGCCGGGCAACTGGCCGGCGCCGTTCGGCATCGTGCTGGTGGTGGACCACCTGTCGGCGTTGCTGCTGGTGCTGACCGGTATCGTCGGCAGCAGTGCACTGCTGTTCGCCCGGGCGCGCTGGGACGGCGCCGGTGCCAGCTTCCACGCCTTGTTCCAGATCCAGCTGATGGGCCTGTACGGCGCCTTCCTGACCGCCGACCTGTTCAACCTGTTCGTGTTCTTCGAAGTCCTGCTGGCGGCCTCCTACGGCCTGCTGCTGCACGGCTCGGGCCGGGCGCGGGTCAAGGCCGGGCTGCACTACATCGCCATCAACCTGTTCGCTTCGTCGCTGTTCCTGGTCGGTGCGGCCATGCTCTATGGCGTGACCGGCACCCTGAACATGGCCGACCTGGCCCTGAAAGTTCCGCTGGTGCCTGAAGCCGACCGCGGCTTGCTGCATGCCGGTGCGGCCATCCTGGCAATCGCCTTCCTGGCCAAGGCCGGGATCTGGCCGCTGAACTTCTGGCTGGTACCCGCCTACTCGTCCGCCAGTGCGCCCGTGGCTGCGCTGTTCGCAATCATGACCAAAGTCGGCCTGTACGCGGTGCTGCGTCTGTGGACCTTGCTGTTCTCCGGCCAGGCCGGCGCCTCGTCGTACTTCGGTGGGGACTGGCTGGTTTACGGTGGGCTGGTGACGCTGGCCGTGGCAGCCACTTCCATCCTTGCCGCCCAGCGCGTCGACCGCCTGGCAGCACTGAGCATCCTGGTATCGGCCGGCACCCTGCTGGCAGCGGTTGGCTTTGGACAAACCGTACTGACCGGTGCCGCCCTGTTCTACCTGGCGAGTTCGACCCTGGCGCTGTGTGCACTGTTCCTGCTGGCCGAGCTGATCGAGCGCTCACGTTCGGTCAACGAAGCACCACTGGACGATGAGGAAGATGCAATGCCTCCGGCATTGGTAGCGTCGCACCCTGCCAAGGGGATCAACCTGGACGACGATCAGAAGGCCGTGATCGGCCAGATCATCCCCTGGACCATGGCTTTCCTTGGCCTGAGTTTCATCGCCTGCGCCCTGCTGGTGATCGGCATGCCACCGCTGTCGGGCTTCATCGGCAAGCTGAACCTGATCAGCGCGCTCTTCAACCCCGAAGGGCTGGGTGTCACCGCGCAGAAACCTGTCGGTGCCGCTGGCTGGACCCTGGTCACCTTGCTGCTACTTTCGGGCCTGGCCTCGCTGATCGCCTTCGGGCGTGTCGGCATCCAACGCTTCTGGAAGCCCGAGGAGCGCCCCTCGCCAGTCCTGCGAGGCTACGAGTGCATACCCGTCGCCATCCTGCTGGCCCTGTGCATCTTCCTCAGCCTCAAGGCCGAGCCGCTGTTGCGTTACACGCAGGACACCGCCGCCAGCCTGCAGGCACCCGACACCTATATCAATGCGGTGATGGCGACCCGGCCATTGCCTGGCCCTACCACGCTCAATGCCGAGGCACAGCCATGAACCGACTGTTCCCCGCCCCCTTGCTGTCCGTGGCGCTGTTCGTGCTGTGGCTGCTGCTGAACCTGTCGATCAGTCCGGGCAACCTGCTGCTGGGCGCCGCGCTGGGTGTCCTCGCCCCGATCCTGATGGCGCCGCTGCGCCCGCAACACGCCCACGTGCGTCGCCCACTGGTGATCGCCCGGCTGATCGGCCGTGTGGGTATCGATGTGGTAGTTTCCAACCTGCAAGTGGCACGAGGGGTACTGCGGGCCAGCACCAAGCCACCGCGCTCGGCTTTCGTGCACATCCCCCTCGCCCTGCGCGACGCGCACGGCTTGGCGGCGCTCTCGATGATCACCACCGTGGTGCCGGGCACCATCTGGTCGGAACTGGCCCTGGACCGCAGTGTACTGCTGCTGCACGTGTTCGACCTGGACGACGAAGCAGCGTTCGTCGAGCATTTCAAGCACACCTATGAACGCCCGCTGATGGAGATTTTCGAATGAGCGGCCTGCTTGCCAACGCCGTCCTCGCCAGCCTGTTCATCTTCGCCCTGGCCATGGGCCTGACGTTGATCCGGCTGTTCCGCGGCCCCTCTGCCCAGGACCGCGTACTGGCCCTGGACTACCTGTACATCCTGGGCATGCTGATGATGCTGGTGCTGGGCATCCGCTACGCCAGCGACACCTACTTCGAAGGCGCACTGCTGATTGCCCTGTTCGGCTTCGTTGGCTCGTTCGCCCTGGCCAAATTCCTGCTGCGAGGCGAGGTGATCGAATGAATGAGATCGTTGTCTTGCCGTTCTGGCTGGAACTGGTCGTCTCCGCGCTGCTGCTCATCGGCAGCCTGTTCGCATTGATTGGCGCCATCGGCCTGGTGCGTCTGAAAGAGTTCTTCCAACGCATGCACCCGCCCGCGCTGGCTTCGACCATTGGCGCCTGGTGCGTGTCGCTGGCGTCGATTCTCTACTTCTCGGTGCTCAAGCAAACCCCGGTGCTGCACGCCTGGCTGATACCGATCCTGCTGTCGATCACCGTGCCCGTCACCACGCTACTACTGGCCAGGGCGGCGCTATTTCGCAAGCGCACTTCGGGAGAAAACGTACCGGAGGAGGTCAGCAGCGGCCGCGACAGCGGCAACTGAGCGTACCTGCACGCCTGCTCACTCCTGGGTCAGGCGCTGCAGCTCCCGGCGAACCATCGCCGCGTAGGGGGCCGGGCTCAGCGCGTAGAGCTGGCCTGCCACCCAGCCCAACCATGCCCCCTGCAGCGCCTCCCGTTGCGCCAGCAACCGCTCGGCCTGCTCGGCGGCCCGGGCCTGATGCTCACGATGAAAGTCAGCGCGGCTGCCCGCCTCGCTCATTCGCTGGCCTTGAATGTGGTCAATTCACCCTTGCGCCATTTTGCGACCTTGCCGGTGACCGCCTTGAGCAGCTTGCCCAGGCCTTCCTGGACCTGTTGCTGGGCCGCGAACACCATCATCACCCCATGCCCTTCACGGAACACGATGGCATCACCTTCCGGCACCGAGACGAACGCATAGTCGCCCTGGCCATAGACATTCAACTTGATCTCGCGAAAACGCAGTTCGAGCTTGCCGCCTTCACGGCTGGGCAACACCGCTGCGCGGAAATGGTCGCCTACTTTCAATTCAAGGCGCTGCTTGTCATCGACCACCATCGCGCTGTCGGTGTCGATCTCGGCCATGTACAGGCCTTCGGGGTTCTGCTCGGTGACGTAGATGAAACGCCCCTGAAAGAGCTTGACCAGCTTGGCGCGCAAATCGCCCAAGGCAAACAACGCATGGGTATCCAGAGTACTGACTGCCAATGAAAAGCTCCTCACATCAATTACAACCGGCAAAACCGCCCACACCCCATCGGGCATCCGGCGGTCGCCATTTCAAGTCAAAGTCCGAAGGACCGTGGAATCCATGGACAAAGATCCACGCAAATGGGCCACGCGTTCAGCAGGAAGGGTTTCTCCTGCACGCGGGCCGAGGCCTTTGTGTGTTCTTCGGCATGAATCCGTCAAAAAAGGATACGTAATGCCTGATCTGAAAGAGTCAGATGGCGGCGACAAAGCCTGATCAGCATCCGGCGCAAAGGGGTGCTGAACGTGAGTCGCGCATTACTGGGTGACGAATATGCACGAAAAGACCGAAACACGTCGAGAGGCAAGACACATTTCTTGCCTCGGTTCTGCATTGGCCAAGCCGCTCAGGCCGCCTGCACGCTCACCAACTGCGCTTCCCAGGCGGCCTGGCACTCCAGCGCCTCGGCACGGCTGGCAAAGGCCGTTCCGCGGCGCTCGCCATTGACCAGCACCACCCAGCACGCCCGAACGCCCAACGCCTGCAATGTCGCCGGCACTCCGGTGCCGATCATCACGGCTACATCGACTCGGCTATTCATCATCCCTCCGGAATTTAATTAGCAACCTAACGATGCGCGCATGATACGCCCCGCCCCCTCTGGAAAAAAGCATGGTTTGGTACAGCTGTATTGCATGACGAGCAACAAATCGACTCAATCGAGCCCCGGCTCAGGCCGATACCCCAGGCGCAGGCCGCCCCAGTGCCGGTCCTGGACGAAGATCGGCACCGAAAGGTCATGCATCAGTTCACCCGTGTCGCGCGTGTAGGTTTGCAGCAGGACTCGTTGCTGGTGACTGCCACAACGAATACCCGTGCGGTCGTCGAACGTGCGCTTGCTGCGGTTGTGAGCGGTGTCGTGCTGCGCATCACCGGTCAGTGGCTGGTTGAAGGCACTGTTGTGGGTGGGCACATAACCCTGCTGAGTGCAGGCGATGGCATACACCAATCCATCGTGCTGTTGCAGCAATGGTTCCTGGATCTGCGGCAGCACGGTATCGGTGTAATGGTCGAAACGCGTGGTGAAGCGCGGTGGCTGCATACCCGCGATAGGCCGGTAATGACGATCGAACAAGTCATCCAGCGTGACGCGCCCCTGGGCGACATCCGCCTCGAAACGTTCCGCGATCTGCCGGGCGCCTGCCTGAGCCAACTCGAACACCCGCTGGTGGTAGGCGTCCAGGCCCACCTCAGCCAAACGCTCGCTGAGATTCTCCACCTGCCCTTCCATCTGCACCGCCGCCTTGGCCAGCCGACGGGTTTGCTGGTCGCTGACCTCCAGATCGCCACGCACTTGGGCCACCGCCTGGAACAAGGTATCGAGCTGGGCGCGGTTGGTCTGGGTGCCCTCGGCGATTTCGCTCACCTGCCCCTCGACGCTGGCGGCAAGCCTGGCGATCTGTTGCAGTTGCCCACCGGTCTGCTCGACCTGCTCGACACCACTGCCCAGGTCATCGGCCAACTCACGGATCTGCCCCACCACCTGGGCGGTACGCGCCTGGATGTCCGCCACCATCTGCCCGACTTCTTCGGTGGCACTGGCAGTGCGCCCAGCCAACCCGCGCACTTCGTCGGCAACCACCGCAAAACCACGCCCGTGCTCGCCGGCACGGGCTGCCTCGATGGCGGCGTTGAGCGCCAGCAGGTTGGTCTGGCTGGCGATGGACTGGATCACCAGGGTCACCCGGGCAATATCATCGCTGCGCTGATGCAGTGCTTCGATCAATTCACGGCTGGTGGTTGCACGCTCGCTCAGGTCGTGCATGCGCTGGATGGACTCGGCCAGCACCGCGCTGCCTGCAACGCTGCTGCCATGGGCCGAGCGCGCGGCATCCAGGGCCTGCTGGCTGAGCTGGGCGGCGGCCTGCTCAGTGACAATCATGGCCTCGGCGCTGCCGACAATGTCCTGGGCTGCGCTGAGCTGAGACTGAACGCGCGCGGCCAACTGTTGTACGGAATGCGCGACAGCGGCAGCCGTCAAGGCGTTATGGCTGGTGCCTCGAGCCAGTTCCTGGATCAGGTCACTGCCCTGTGCTGCTGTTTCGACCGGCGCAGGTGCAGGCACCCGCCTCCAATGGGGCAGGCAAAGCACCAGCAACGCCAGTGGCAAGGCGAAGTACAGGGCCAGCCCGGCGAAGGCCATAGCCGACAGCACGGCGCACAGGGCAAGTGCCTGCAGCACCGCGGTCATCGTTCCTCGGGCCGTCATCGGGCGCAGCATTTCGCCGGCCGCCTGAGATCCTTCTCGCATCATCGTCGTGGTCCATCCAAATGTCGTTATTGTGACGCCATTAAACGCCACTATAACGCCATTATCCACGCTCACTTGGATGCAGGCCGCCCCCCGTTGATACAGGGCAAGAAAACATGAAGGCCCCAGGGATCGCTCCGTGGGGCCTTGCGCAGGGGGCTGGATCAGATCTGCCGCTGGTGACGGTCGAGCTGCTCGTGGCGCTCCTGGGCTTCGATGCAGTACTTGGTGGTCGGGCTGATCAGCAGGCGTTTAAGGCCGATCGGCTCGCCGCTGTCGTCGCACCAGCCGAAGCTTTCGTCGGAGATGCGGTCCAGGGCCATCTCCAGCTGCGGCAGCAGGCGCTGATCGCGGTCGATGGCATTGACCAGCCAGGTACGCTCTTCCTCGACCGACGCCACGTCGGCAGGATCCGAGGGGCTGTCCAGGCTTTCGATGGACGTGCGGCTGAGTTCGATGCGCTCGTGCGTTTCGACTTTCATCGCTTGCAGCAGCTTGGTGAAGAACGCGAGCTGTTCGGCGTTCATGTAGTCATCGGCCGACATGGCCAGCAACTGTTCCTTGGTCATCGATTTCTCTATGAAAAAATGTGCATTTGGGCGATTCGGGTGCCGCCGACGATGCTTCGTCGACGGCGGAATTCTTCAAGCGCCAACCGGCACTCTTTTACAGGGGGCGGCAGTCTAAGGTGCCAGGCGGCAAGGGGCAACATAAATGACGGTGGTTTTGACCGAAATGGCCAGGAATCCGCCCGTTGGTGCCGTGGATGCACCACCCGACGCGCGTGCAGGACGCCGCCGGGCAATATACCGCAACAAATCCACTACCCGGTGTGGTAACCGACTAGTGCACGGTGCCGCGCGAAAGCGCGCCTGATAGGCGCCCTTTCATTCGACCGAGGCCATTGCCATGAACGAGAACCTACGCCAACGCCTGGCCAACTTCAGCACGCTGGACTGCAAGGTCGCCAGGCGCTTCAGCGACCGCCCGACACTGCTGGACGCCGCCGACGACATCCTGCGCGAAGAGTGGCAACACCGCCACCTCAGCAGCGCCCACGACCCACTCGCCCTGTACCTGGCCAGCGCGCAACCGGCACCGGGCACAGCCTGGGTCCGTCCGCTGTCAGAGGTTTTGGTGGAGCGCTACTGCCAGCCCGGCACCTTGAACCTGACCGCCGATGAAGACTACCTCACCACACGGGCAGATGCCGATCCTGCCTGGAAAGTAGACATCGATCTACACGAAGTCGAAGTACTGATCAACGAGACCGGCCCTCTGCTGCTCGACATCTACCTGCAACAGCAGGTTGCCTATTGGAGCCGCTACGACAGCAGCGGCATCACACCCTGGAGCTGGTACTCCAACTACCTGCGTGAACAGTTTCAGCAGGCTCTACGCGGGGCGGACAACTTGCCAGGCTTTGCTCGTGCCATCCTGCAAATGGTCCATGACGCCCCCGCCGATGGCCAGCGCGGTCGCTGGGCCAACACAAAAGGGCTCAAAACCCTCAACATGAGCCTGGACTTGTCGGCCAGCGGCAAGTTCGATGCCGATCTGGCCAGCGCGGTGTTGATCGAACACAGCGACGACGAACCGGCACGTAATGTGGCGCTGCTTTTTACCCTGACCGGTCGTCTGTTGCGCTACCCCTCACGCCCGGCGTTGCTGCAGGCGCTCAGCCATGCCGAGCCACCATCGCTGCAGGGCAGCCCACGCCAGGTCGAAATCGCCGCGTCGACCAATTCGGTGTTCGAGGTCCAGGCCCTGGGGCTGTTGAACCAGCAGCTACGGCTCATCGAGCACCTCGCGGGGCAATACCAGGGGAGGCTCGACGCCATCGCCATGAACCGCGACCTGGACCGCCTGACCTCGTTGATCGACTTGTGCGACGAGGCCGAAACCGCCCAGCGCCAAAGCCTCAGTGAACAACTGCCCGATTGGTTGCGCAATGCCTCTAGCCGTTCACTGATGCAGTACAGCGAGCGGCTGATCGACGTCGCGCAGCAAACCCGCGACAGCAACGGGCAGTTCTGGCTCGATGGCATCGATGAGGCCGAAACCTTCGCCAACCGCAAGCTGGCGGCGCGCCTGGCCGCAGACCATCCGCAGGACACGCTCGCGCCCGAGGATGTCGTGGTCACCAACTACCAGACCACCGCCAGCGCGACCGCAGGTCAGGATACGATCATCTCGTCAGGAGAGGTCACACCCGTGTTCTACTCGCTGGCTCAACTGGCCATCGGCAACCTGGGCCTGCTCAAGCCGGGGCGCGTGGCCTTGAGCCGCAAGGACGAAGGCGCCCTGCCGAGCTGGATGAACGAGGCCTACCTGCGCCGCCTGGTCAGCGAACTGGATATTGGCCGCGCCTACCCCGCCATGTTGCGCGAGAAACTGCTGGACGATCCGGTCCGGCGCCTGCAACGCCAACACCAACTGAGCGATCAATTGCGGGTGCAATTGCCGGCGCTGGCCATGGAGCTGTACCTGCGCGGCCAACTGCCAGCCCCCGCCTTCGCCGAACACATAGCCCAGGTGTTCGCCCCTGGCCCCGGCCAGGGCACGACACGCTGGATCATGCGCGCGCTGGGGTTCATCAAGGCGCCTGGTTCTACACCGGATCACCCGCTCAACACCTGGTTGATCGAAGCCGAACGTCCCGGCACCGAAGGGTGCCTGCTGTATCGCCCCCTGCACCCAGAGCCACTCCTGTACTTCGGCGACCGCATGGCTCTGTTCGTCGCCATCAGCACCTCAGGCGCCTTGCAGGACGACCTGTTGCAACGTCTGCCCGCCGAGGACCGCCGTTTCTACGCCCACGGCGGCTTTCTCGAACCGCACCTGTTCGTCCCGTTGGACGATACCAGCGCCGTGCCCTTTGGCACACCGGGACCGGTAACGCTGTCCATCGAGGATGCGCTCGCCGACATCGGCAAAGCCCTCTACGACGGGTGCGTCAGCGAGTCGATCCAACGCTTCGAGGTGCAATCCAGCACGACTGCGCAAACCCGCTGGAACAGCTGGAAGGAGCTGGGCTGGCTGCTGTTCAACACACTCTTGCCACTGGCAAGCAACACCTTGGGCAAGGTGGCGTGGTTGGCCCAGATGGAAATCGCCCTGGCCGACTTCGTCGAGTCCGATGCCGAGGACAACCCGACCGGGCATGAACTGTCGCTGGTCAACCTTCTGCTGAATATCGCCTTGTTGCTGTTCTCCCATTCGATCTTCCGCTTGCAACTGGAACAAGGCGCGAAGGTGCAAGTGCCCTCAGACGAACACGTGCCTGTGGAGCACGGGAGCAGCACACCTCTGTCCGTCGCCACCCAGTCGTCGCCGACCCGGCTCGAGTCCAGCTGGGCGCATCCCAATCGTAAGCTCAACGCCACGCAGCGAGCGGCTCTGGAAGCCCTTCAAGCCACGATTGCACCTTCCACACTGGGTAAACCGGTGCCACTCGGCACCCTTCGCGGCCTTTACC
This genomic stretch from Pseudomonas entomophila L48 harbors:
- a CDS encoding K+/H+ antiporter subunit F, encoding MSGLLANAVLASLFIFALAMGLTLIRLFRGPSAQDRVLALDYLYILGMLMMLVLGIRYASDTYFEGALLIALFGFVGSFALAKFLLRGEVIE
- a CDS encoding Na+/H+ antiporter subunit C — translated: MEEVIAVAIGVLAASGVWLILRPRTYQVIMGLCLLSYGVNLFIFSMGSLFIGKEPIIKDGVPHDLLHYTDPLPQALVLTAIVISFAMTALFLVVLLASRGLTGTDHVDGREREE
- a CDS encoding methyl-accepting chemotaxis protein; this translates as MMREGSQAAGEMLRPMTARGTMTAVLQALALCAVLSAMAFAGLALYFALPLALLVLCLPHWRRVPAPAPVETAAQGSDLIQELARGTSHNALTAAAVAHSVQQLAARVQSQLSAAQDIVGSAEAMIVTEQAAAQLSQQALDAARSAHGSSVAGSAVLAESIQRMHDLSERATTSRELIEALHQRSDDIARVTLVIQSIASQTNLLALNAAIEAARAGEHGRGFAVVADEVRGLAGRTASATEEVGQMVADIQARTAQVVGQIRELADDLGSGVEQVEQTGGQLQQIARLAASVEGQVSEIAEGTQTNRAQLDTLFQAVAQVRGDLEVSDQQTRRLAKAAVQMEGQVENLSERLAEVGLDAYHQRVFELAQAGARQIAERFEADVAQGRVTLDDLFDRHYRPIAGMQPPRFTTRFDHYTDTVLPQIQEPLLQQHDGLVYAIACTQQGYVPTHNSAFNQPLTGDAQHDTAHNRSKRTFDDRTGIRCGSHQQRVLLQTYTRDTGELMHDLSVPIFVQDRHWGGLRLGYRPEPGLD
- a CDS encoding Na+/H+ antiporter subunit E, which gives rise to MNRLFPAPLLSVALFVLWLLLNLSISPGNLLLGAALGVLAPILMAPLRPQHAHVRRPLVIARLIGRVGIDVVVSNLQVARGVLRASTKPPRSAFVHIPLALRDAHGLAALSMITTVVPGTIWSELALDRSVLLLHVFDLDDEAAFVEHFKHTYERPLMEIFE
- a CDS encoding monovalent cation/H+ antiporter subunit D, which translates into the protein MSTMNQLVIAPILLPLVTAALMLLIGEKHRWLKARLNLLSTFAGLGIAVSLLMWVRTQGQAESIGVYLPGNWPAPFGIVLVVDHLSALLLVLTGIVGSSALLFARARWDGAGASFHALFQIQLMGLYGAFLTADLFNLFVFFEVLLAASYGLLLHGSGRARVKAGLHYIAINLFASSLFLVGAAMLYGVTGTLNMADLALKVPLVPEADRGLLHAGAAILAIAFLAKAGIWPLNFWLVPAYSSASAPVAALFAIMTKVGLYAVLRLWTLLFSGQAGASSYFGGDWLVYGGLVTLAVAATSILAAQRVDRLAALSILVSAGTLLAAVGFGQTVLTGAALFYLASSTLALCALFLLAELIERSRSVNEAPLDDEEDAMPPALVASHPAKGINLDDDQKAVIGQIIPWTMAFLGLSFIACALLVIGMPPLSGFIGKLNLISALFNPEGLGVTAQKPVGAAGWTLVTLLLLSGLASLIAFGRVGIQRFWKPEERPSPVLRGYECIPVAILLALCIFLSLKAEPLLRYTQDTAASLQAPDTYINAVMATRPLPGPTTLNAEAQP
- a CDS encoding Na+/H+ antiporter subunit G, with the translated sequence MNEIVVLPFWLELVVSALLLIGSLFALIGAIGLVRLKEFFQRMHPPALASTIGAWCVSLASILYFSVLKQTPVLHAWLIPILLSITVPVTTLLLARAALFRKRTSGENVPEEVSSGRDSGN
- a CDS encoding TraR/DksA family transcriptional regulator, encoding MTKEQLLAMSADDYMNAEQLAFFTKLLQAMKVETHERIELSRTSIESLDSPSDPADVASVEEERTWLVNAIDRDQRLLPQLEMALDRISDESFGWCDDSGEPIGLKRLLISPTTKYCIEAQERHEQLDRHQRQI